In one window of Festucalex cinctus isolate MCC-2025b chromosome 14, RoL_Fcin_1.0, whole genome shotgun sequence DNA:
- the LOC144000857 gene encoding ubiquitin carboxyl-terminal hydrolase 54-like isoform X2, which translates to MSWKRNYFAAAGGGGGVAGLEGGGGAGGGMAAMLTPRTMTSIAPSKGLSNEPGQNSCFLNSALQVLWHLDIFRRSFRQLTSHKCMEDSCIFCALKSIFAQFQYSSETVLPSDALRSALAKTFQDEQRFQLGIMDDAAECFENILMRIHFHIADESKEDICTARHCIPHQKFAMTLFEQCVCSSCGASSDPLPFIQMVHYISTTSLCNQAVKMLETRQNATPGMFGELLRNASMGDLRNCPSECGQQLRMARVLLNSPEIITIGLVWDSDHSDLAEDVIHTLGTCLRLGDLFYRVTEEKARQAELYLVGMVCYYGHHYSTFFFQTKIRRWMYFDDAHVKEIGPKWKDVVSRCIKGHYQPLLLLYADPRGTPVPAQDSSAPRLDPDPRRRLNKACYDSEDSGREPSISSDTRTDSSTESTSSRQPAPSHHEPPATGRRPDAPRHSSLCSLDAIGHAADGEQRQTLPRRGGPARDRRRGSSRLRRAKADGEASSAGYHSEGETLKERQVPRPAPKSAFSSSTSRLRDLKETMSNLLHSRGLPASSSTSSLPAAGIVPPADRRPPSNPRDWEADSDSRSSSSGGASSARYRPAWRPRREALNIDSILARRRQAAGYSPLAAAPTTDRIRTPAAIAASEEEERGAGSLPTQQEVAPGGLLPAAAFSTSGGAGAIRGRAPPPPRLIQRMESGYESSERNSEINSPKREGVAKQPSSTGPSWKNTRSKSSGTLPQDVSSASRGSPAPPSGRSELDELQEEVQRRAREEQRQRQQEKDREAKLAFNPRPSKYLDLDQLQIQGKGESLDRCLSEAELLLDQSARLEQAGEVAAALSAVNEAVSKLGPASEGVSRGHARLQRGMRRARGRQQRLLLLLQQHHHPHRHPHHDQQQLHSEKPFPHQIPLTATSDDQSATSQARQGPPLRLPSPPARPIAPLPPVAASSHDTGPPAAPCEPVGAAASLAQSPPREMTSPGLPEGAVPLPSEFPPTRRSYSTLAPPPDTTDNLMEEEPYSGRAPSRKWSCLQSDPPDRRPAAQPIDRPPAPAAVRPLVTSSSCPGGGGALLPVERWAQNVNRYYSSHNAPVAGGGTGAEPPPAEELSELDSLYQASLMAPSMQCNITSSKAGLKRIPSGSRRSKTPTADIERRAAMHKCPDGADENYSAENLRRVTRNLSGSVVMASLGPAHSASASAHPPSSSALPRPLTVPSSSRHGVRSPAAPPQHAPPPSAAPPRPGSGSGSGSGSGWRFRQDETSVPLTSGTLPRAPHRSSSSFSSSSLPRSRGVSACAPHFLYATLSRPGRLADVDAFAQQRHRLAAPPRGGGGVPAQRPLRLDVPPERDWRRQADLAGRKSAHVLLRQTRAAICQLCRYFPADPPRPFCSSCAAAAGAACQRPHP; encoded by the exons ATGTCCTGGAAGCGCAACTACTttgcggcggcgggcggcggcggcggcgtggcGGGGTTGGAAGGAGGCGGCGGCGCAGGCGGCGGGATGGCGGCCATGCTGACGCCTCGCACCATGACCTCCATCGCTCCCAGCAAAGGACTGAGCAACGAGCCGGGACAGAACAGCTGCTTCCTCAACAGCGCTCTGCAG GTCCTGTGGCATTTGGACATCTTCCGCCGGAGCTTCAGACAGCTGACGTCTCACAAGTGCATGGAGGACTCGTGCATCTTCTGCGCTCTGAAG AGCATCTTTGCTCAGTTCCAGTACAGTAGCGAGACGGTGCTGCCGTCGGACGCGCTCCGCAGCGCCCTCGCCAAGACCTTCCAGGACGAGCAGAGGTTTCAGCTCGGCATCATGGACGACGCGGCCGAGTGCTTT gAGAACATCCTGATGAGGATTCACTTCCACATCGCCGACGAGTCCAAAGAAGACATCTGCACGGCCCGGCACTGCATCCCGCACCAGAAGTTTGCCATGACGCTCTTTGAACAG TGTGTGTGCAGCAGCTGCGGAGCATCTTCAGACCCGCTGCCCTTCATTCAGATGGTCCATTACATCTCCACCACCTCCCTGTG CAACCAGGCGGTGAAGATGCTGGAGACCCGCCAGAACGCCACGCCGGGAATGTTCGGGGAGCTGCTGCGGAACGCCAGCATGGGCGACCTGCGCAACTGTCCC AGCGAGTGCGGCCAGCAGCTTCGGATGGCTCGCGTCCTCCTCAACAGTCCCGAGATCATCACCATCGGCCTGGTGTGGGACTCGGACCACTCCGACCTGGCCGAGGACGTCATCCACACGCTGGGAACGTGCCTGCGCCTGGGAGAC TTGTTCTACAGAGTGACAGAGGAGAAGGCTCGCCAGGCAGAGCTCTACCTAGTGGGCATGGTGTGTTACTACGGCCACCACTACTCCACCTTCTTCTTCCAAACCAAAATCCGACGCTGGATGTACTTTGACGACGCGCACGTCAAGGAG ATCGGGCCCAAGTGGAAGGACGTGGTGTCACGCTGCATCAAGGGCCACTACCAGCCCCTCCTGCTGCTGTACGCCGACCCCCGCGGCACGCCCGTGCCGGCCCAGGACTCGTCGGCGCCGCGCCTCGACCCGGACCCGCGGCGGcgcctcaacaaggcgtgctaCGACAGCGAGGACTCGG GCCGCGAGCCGTCCATCTCCAGCGACACTCGCACGGACTCGTCCACGGAGAGCACCTCGTCCCGACAGCCCGCCCCCTCGCACCATGAGCCCCCGGCAACCGGCCGACGCCCCGACGCACCGCGCCACTCCTCGCTCTGCAGTCTGGATGCCATAG GCCACGCGGCGGACGGCGAGCAGCGGCAGACGCTTCCGAGGAGGGGAGGCCCCGCCCGGGACCGGAGGCGCGGCTCCAGCCGCCTCCGCAGAGCCAAAGCGGACGGCGAAGCCTCGTCGGCCGGTTACCACAGCGAGG GAGAGACGCTGAAGGAGCGGCAGgtcccccgcccggcccccaagtccgccttctcctcctccaccaGCCGCCTGCGCGACTTGAAGGAGACCATGAGCAACCTCCTCCACAGCCGAGGCCtccccgcctcctcctccacctcctcgctGCCGGCCGCCGGCATCGTGCCGCCCGCCGACCGCCGCCCGCCCTCCAACCCTCGCGACTGGGAGGCCGACAGCGACTCCAGATCCAGCTCGTCGGGGGGCGCGTCGTCGGCGAGGTACCGGCCGGCGTGGAGGCCCCGCCGGGAGGCGCTCAACATCGACAGCATCTTGGCGCGGCGCCGGCAGGCCGCCGGCTACAGCCCGCTCGCCGCCGCCCCGACGACCGACCGCATCAGAACCCCCGCCGCCATCGCCGcctcggaggaggaggagcgaggAGCCGGCTCCTTGCCAACTCAGCAGGAGGTGGCGCCGGGCGGGCTCCTCCCCGCCGCCGCCTTCTCCACCTCTGGGGGGGCCGGCGCCATCAGGGGACGGGCGCCGCCCCCTCCCAGGCTGATCCAGAGGATGGAGAGCGGATACGAGAGCAGCGAGCGCAACAGCGAGATCAACTCGCCCAAGCG AGAGGGCGTGGCCAAGCAGCCCTCCTCCACAGGACCATCGTGGAAGAACACAAGATCCAAGAGCAGCGGCACGCTGCCGCAGGACGTCAGCTCGGCCTCTAGAGGGAGCCCCG CGCCCCCCTCAGGCCGCAGCGAGCTGGACGAGCTTCAGGAGGAGGTGCAGCGGAGGGCCCGAGaggagcagcggcagcggcagcaAGAGAAGGACCGGGAGGCCAAGCTGGCCTTCAACCCCAGACCCAGCAAGTACCTGGACCTGGACCAGCTGCAGATCCAGG GCAAAGGCGAAAGTCTGGATCGGTGCCTGTCGGAGGCGGAGCTTCTGCTGGACCAATCGGCGCGTCTGGAGCAGGCGGGCGAGGTCGCCGCCGCCCTCTCGGCGGTCAACGAAGCCGTCT CTAAGCTCGGGCCGGCGAGCGAGGGCGTGTCTCGCGGCCACGCCCGACTGCAGCGCGGCATGAGGAGAGCGCGCGGCAGGCAGCAacgtctgctgctgctgcttcagcagcatcatcatcctcatcgtcATCCTCATCATGACCAGCAGCAGCTTCACAG TGAAAAGCCTTTCCCGCACCAAATTCCTCTGACGGCCACTTCAGACGACCAATCGGCTACCAGCCAGGCTCGGCAAGGCCCGCCTCTTCGTCTTCCATCTCCCCCCGCTCGCCCCATCGCACCCCTCCCTCCCGTCGCCGCTTCGTCACATGACACCGGCCCGCCCGCTGCACCATGCGAGCCCGTCGGCGCGGCGGCCTCGTTGGCCCAAAGCCCACCGAGGGAGATGACCTCACCCGGTCTACCTGAGGGTGCGGTCCCCCTCCCGTCTGAGTTCCCGCCCACCCGTCGGTCATATTCCACGTTGGCGCCGCCGCCCGACACGACGGACAACCTGATGGAGGAGGAGCCTTATTCCGGCCGAGCCCCCAGCAGGAAGTGGTCCTGCTTGCAGTCGGACCCTCCCGACCGTCGTCCCGCCGCTCAACCGATCGATCGCCCGCCTGCACCCGCCGCCGTCCGGCCACTTGTGACTTCCTCTTCCTGTCCGGGGGGAGGCGGAGCCTTGCTGCCTGTGGAGCGCTGGGCGCAAAATGTCAACCGATACTACAGCTCCCACAATGCACCAGTAGCAGGAGGCGGCACGGGGGCGGAGCCACCTCCCGCCGAGGAACTCTCAGAACTGGACTCGCTGTACCAGGCCAGCCTGATGGCTCCCAGCATGCAATGCAACATTACAAGCAGCaaagcag GACTGAAGAGGATCCCGTCTGGATCGCGACGCTCCAAAACACCGACGGCCGACATCGAGAGACGTGCCGCCATgcacaag TGTCCCGACGGCGCGGACGAGAACTACAGCGCCGAAAACCTTCGCAGGGTCACCCGAAATCTGAGCGGCTCCGTCGTCATGGCCAGCCTTGGCCCCGCCCACTCT GCGTCGGCGTCCGCTCACCCTCCTTCCTCGTCAGCCTTGCCCCGCCCCCTCACGGTTCCCTCGTCCTCCCGTCACGGCGTCCGGTCACCTGCGGCGCCTCCACAGCACGCCCCCCCGCCGAGCGCGGCGCCCCCCCGCCCAG GATCAGGATCAGGATCAGGATCAGGATCAGGATGGCGGTTCCGTCAGGACGAGACGAGCGTCCCCCTGACTTCCGGGACGCTTCCTCGCGCTCCCCATCGTTCCTCCTCCTCGTTCTCGTCCTCGTCGCTCCCCAGATCACGAGGGGTGTCGGCTTGCGCCCCTCATTTCCTGTACGCCACCTTGTCGCGTCCCGGCCGTCTCGCCGACGTCGACGCCTTCGCTCAACAGCGCCACCGCCTGGCGGCTCCTCCcagaggaggcggcggcgttCCGGCCCAGCGGCCGCTGCGTCTGGACGTGCCGCCCGAGCGCGACTGGCGCCGCCAGGCGGATTTGGCGGGCAGGAAGTCGGCTCACGTTCTCCTGCGGCAGACGCGGGCGGCCATCTGCCAGCTGTGCCGGTATTTCCCCGCCGACCCCCCGCGGCCATTTTGCTCCTcgtgcgccgccgccgccggcgccgcCTGCCAACGACCTCACCCGTGA